The Sulfolobus islandicus Y.N.15.51 sequence CCCTCTTATCAATAAGGTAACTCACATCTACTCCTTCTAAGTAAAGATTTCTTAATGCCTCATCTAGATTATCATATTCTGAAGTCTTTGGGGTCAACGTTACAACTAAATATTTTATAGCTGACTCTCCTTCCTCTTTTTCCTTTCCTCTTATTAATCTTCCCAATCTTTGATAGAACCTTAATGCACTCTGAGGCACGTCTGTCATTATTAATAATTTAGCTTCCGGTATATCAATTCCCTCTTCTCCTACAATTGTCGATATTAGAACGTCAATTTCTCCTTTTCTAAGATTTTGTACGACTTTTAACCTCTCATATCTAGATGAGTCTCCGGTTATTACTTTTACCTTCCCTAGATCAGAGATAGCCCTTTCGAATTCATACGCTGTTGACTTCCTGGAGGTAAATATTAGCACTGGTTTAAATTCCTCAACTCTATAAATATTTAAGACGCTTCTTAATGCTCTAGCTTTGTGACTTAAATCCTTTGAATCGCAAATTGAATCAATGTAAGGACTCTCCTCTACTTTCCCAATTAATCTTCTATAGCTTTCACAGAAAGCTTCTTTGCCATAAGTATAGAACGTGAGTTCTAAGAACTTAATCGTTTCCTTATTTCCTTTTATTAATCCCTTGAAGAAGGCCTCGTAGACTGAATCCTCTAAGTTGTTAAACTCTGAGTCGAAAATATCAGCTATTGCCTTAGGGAGTTTAAAGGACGGATCTATTTTAGTAAGGCTCTTGAAGTCATAGACTAAATACTCGGGTTGACCTAATAACTTAATTAAACGGGGGTCTATAAGATACTTTTTATAAGAGGGTAGTAACGCAGTAAACCCTATTAAAAATCTAGGCTCTAAATTTACTAATATCTCCTCGTATCTAGCATCTCCAAAGGCATGATGTACCTCATCAATTATCATTGCTTCTGCCTTGTCTAAACATTTGGCTGTTGTAAATGGAGTTGATACTATGATTTTCTTGCCTTTTTCAAAGGACTCACAATTTCCCTCATACTCTACGCCAACATTATCACCGAAGACCTTCCTCCAGAATCTATGATACATTTGGTCACAAAGAAGCCGAGTGGGTTCTAATACAATTATATTATTAACCTTGTTAATTAAATGATAGGCAACGGATAGTTCGATTAGTGTTTTCCCGCTACCGGTAGGCATTGAAATTATAATGAACCGCTTTCTATCAAGATTTTTCTCTATTTCTTCACTAATATACTTTTGATAAGGGTAAGTTTCGATGCCAAGTCTCTCCCTAACTAGCTTATTTAAATCATCCAATGGCACGATATAGATATTAGTGTATTAAACTGATAAAGTTAGCCGTTTATCCTTACGTTTGGGCGATTCATGTTTCCATTGCAAATTATAATATTCTCTACGAAAAGGTTTGAAGCCAATATTGATAAAGAATATGAGGCTGAATACTTTGGACTAAAGGTATACGTCACAATAAAACCCAATTTAGATGAATTAGATATTTACGAACCTTACGTATTCTTAACTAATAAAAAACCCAGACTGGGATTAAAGATGAGCTAAATTTTAATAGAGACCCTTACGAGACTAGGATAACACAGCTAAATGAGAACAGACAGAACTTTATACTTTCAATTTTAGAAAAATATTACGTAAAACTTACTTTAAAACTAAAGACATAGTTAGTGATTAAGGACCCTTCCATATTTGAAAATACAATATATATAATAAAATCGTTAAGATATTCACATTTGGTTTTAAGGACTTCGAAGTTGTCCCTAAGTGAAATGATTAGTTATTTGCCATTCCTTCTTAGCGGTCTAGATAAATCCAAAGATTTAATTAAGACATTAAAGAAGTTCCATGACGCAGTAGAAGAAGAAGGAGCAGATTTTGACCTTATTAAGAAAGAAATTGAAAATCTGGGCTGGTATAATATAAAGTTGTCTACTAAACCGATCATAAAAGATGAATAGAGGATATAAAAAGTTTAAGAATTTTCTACAATTGAATGAGAAATTAGGAGGTCTTGCTGAACTGTTCACACATCTTATGATTTCTATTATGTATTTTTATGAAATCAACGGCTATGATTATGTTACACCTCCTACTGTTGCAAACATAGGCTTGTTAGAGGCATGGCATGTAATGCCTATATCCGTGAATTTTATCACAATGTTCAGTCCGACGGTAGGGGAGCGTCACGCTCTTGCCCGAAGACTTAGCTTCAGTTAAGGGGTCGGCCATACCCCAGCCGAGGAGAGTATTACTCTCCCCGACTAATAAAACCTATATAGGTGCCCATGGCGGAATTAGAAGTAATTAAAAGTAAGGAAAAGTTACGCCACGGGTAAACACTATATGTCCATTTACACTAGATAGGAAAAAATCAGCTACTAAACCATATATTTCAACAAACCTCCATCATCACTTACTTTACTGTATAAATCTAACAAATAACTAGGAATTTCAATCTCTCTACTAGTAACGCTTTTTGCTATAACGAACTTAAAACCCCTAGCACTCTTCACCAACTTAATCATAGAGTGAGAAGTGTGTGAACCGAAAATCGAACCCTCTCTTTCCCTATCCATAAAACTGAACAAGAACTTCCTACTCCTAACTTTCCTCAATGACGAGACGATCTTAGTGTAATTCTTTCTATGATGATAAGGATCAATAACTATTAAGTCGTTATCTCCCATTGAATCTATAGTAATTGGCACATCTTCAGCCTTGAAAGCCCTCCTTATATATACTTCAGCGTGATTATCGAAAACGTTTTGAAAACGCCCAATTAGGTAAGGATCTAATCCACCCCTTTCGGAAACTACTACAACGTAAACTGGGGCTGAAATGGCTATAACCCTATGATAGAAAATTCTCAACAAATCGTAATCAGTTGAGAAGAACTCCACAATATCGTCCCTCTTTATTATCTCGTCTAGAAAGGGAAAGCCAGTAGTTAACATCTAGAGATCACCTCTTCCACGTCGTCATAAACCCTCCTCAGGTAATTGATGTAGTAATTCACATCTCTTCCCATATAACCTAGTCTAGCGTCATAGAAACCTTTAATTCCCCTCACGTAAGGAACGCCCTTAATCCATATAACGTAATCTATTGGCTCACCGTTTATGGTCCTCTTTCTATACTTCTCATACAAATCCCTAATCCTAACCTTTTTAACATCAGAACAAGTCCTAGTTAATGAAAGCCCCCTTAATACGTCTTTCAAAAACGACTTAACAATGTTTGGCATGTTCTCCCTTATTAAACCCTTAGCGATTATTTCACCATTCATGTTTGCAATATATCTTGTAGGATATGGTGTGTCATTTTTGGTAGTAGTAAAGATAATCCAATTGTAACGTTTGTGATCCAGTCTTAGCCCCGTTTCTTTCTCGACCCTCTCAATGAATTTATCAATGTTATCCCCCTTAACAACTAGTGAATCTATTATACTGTGTAAAACCTTCAACCCCATCTCCTCGGCAATCTCCATTGTCCTCCTTAACGTTTTCCTAGCTAAATATGTGACCATTTCGTAAGCCTCAATCTTCCCAAACAAGGAATTCCTATAACCTAGATAGCCAAAAGAGGCAACTAAAATCCACTTTATTGCCTCAGCCCTCTCCTTGTCAATTCTCTTCAGCTCTGATTTTCTCTTTATCAACCACTCTAAGGCTTCTGGTATAATTCCCTTTTCCCTTAAGCAAATTGAATGCAGTTCCGTTTTTATATCATCACAAGCGTCAACGGTTTCAGCTGAAATGTTGTATTTTACAATCAAGGAGGGGTACATTGAAGAGAAGTCAACTTGATAAACGTTATCGTAACATCCGGGCTGTGGGAAGAGTATTAATCCTCCCTTATCCGCCATCATTATATTCTCTAACCTTCTCAACTTCTCAACTCTTGGAACAATTTTAGGTATGATTATTCTCCTCTTAAACGCAACCCAAGCCTCATTTGTAGTTAAAACTTTACCAATCGTTGCGTAGGCTATCTCGTGAAGTGGGGTA is a genomic window containing:
- a CDS encoding DEAD/DEAH box helicase, which translates into the protein MPLDDLNKLVRERLGIETYPYQKYISEEIEKNLDRKRFIIISMPTGSGKTLIELSVAYHLINKVNNIIVLEPTRLLCDQMYHRFWRKVFGDNVGVEYEGNCESFEKGKKIIVSTPFTTAKCLDKAEAMIIDEVHHAFGDARYEEILVNLEPRFLIGFTALLPSYKKYLIDPRLIKLLGQPEYLVYDFKSLTKIDPSFKLPKAIADIFDSEFNNLEDSVYEAFFKGLIKGNKETIKFLELTFYTYGKEAFCESYRRLIGKVEESPYIDSICDSKDLSHKARALRSVLNIYRVEEFKPVLIFTSRKSTAYEFERAISDLGKVKVITGDSSRYERLKVVQNLRKGEIDVLISTIVGEEGIDIPEAKLLIMTDVPQSALRFYQRLGRLIRGKEKEEGESAIKYLVVTLTPKTSEYDNLDEALRNLYLEGVDVSYLIDKREDKGPVARVVEIINKSGGQVLINQIDDTKKKSNLSLLSLLESNESKSHVDEYIDRTLRDGKALYYYDEEMMGKLASQVLLGSYCNIGFGETYIRLCNSEYKKIGEILLRKKGNIKLDRKSSLRPFMKLFLSSNLNEVMKELSEKKSKYEKELEGKDYNVEVHMSKIGNGLLAQILISASVDSVTVNPKIQINYYDLKDEKLVKLNSLLIAYSSLINFYKLTSTGNGKVNSR
- a CDS encoding DNA polymerase domain-containing protein, which codes for MREMEEYVLDAYPVKGGVKLFLSNFKEKIIRTTFPVYAITDNPDVVLQHPEVKYYEEEKWKTLNGKEAKVYRFEVESFDAYYYMRKRLNVVNETPTVLSQTLYRLGIKPFRRLNSSDDEFPKVTIAKVVPLDWYGESLKGKVFEVKINNEVRRFYEKPEVEADITECLGEACNYVKSNVKIRIEKKRSPVSAKGLIEWSLISLTPLHEIAYATIGKVLTTNEAWVAFKRRIIIPKIVPRVEKLRRLENIMMADKGGLILFPQPGCYDNVYQVDFSSMYPSLIVKYNISAETVDACDDIKTELHSICLREKGIIPEALEWLIKRKSELKRIDKERAEAIKWILVASFGYLGYRNSLFGKIEAYEMVTYLARKTLRRTMEIAEEMGLKVLHSIIDSLVVKGDNIDKFIERVEKETGLRLDHKRYNWIIFTTTKNDTPYPTRYIANMNGEIIAKGLIRENMPNIVKSFLKDVLRGLSLTRTCSDVKKVRIRDLYEKYRKRTINGEPIDYVIWIKGVPYVRGIKGFYDARLGYMGRDVNYYINYLRRVYDDVEEVISRC